The Chanodichthys erythropterus isolate Z2021 chromosome 12, ASM2448905v1, whole genome shotgun sequence genome contains a region encoding:
- the htr1fb gene encoding 5-hydroxytryptamine receptor 1F, translating into MDPINCSTVDLSDVLASRMSPSKILLSLTLSFLAVATTAINSLVITAILITRKLRQPANYLICSLAVTDLLVAVLVMPVSIVYIAEERWVLGPIVCHLWLGVDVTCCTCSILHLAAIALDRYRAITDAVAYSQKRTYKRAIITILALWTLSVLVSLPPLVWRKSSSVEHKDGKREVMDCWIEHDHVAFTVYSTFGAFYIPLALILVLYYKIYKAAETLRNRRGSSRLVKQTVSSVMLPGMSSDKDIALSPDAFCPIEKSFSDPSTDGERVRITSSSGNLIKVRRNPGARERRAALTLGLILGAFVVCWLPFFLKEVIVNICPTCSTSAVLADFLTWLGYLNSLINPLIYTIFNEDFKKAFKKLLPLCCSNVL; encoded by the coding sequence ATGGACCCCATCAATTGCTCAACTGTGGATCTTTCTGATGTTCTGGCCAGCCGGATGAGTCCCAGTAAGATCCTCCTCTCCCTGACTCTCTCCTTCCTGGCTGTGGCGACCACCGCCATCAACTCCCTGGTCATCACTGCTATCCTGATCACCCGCAAACTCCGCCAACCCGCCAATTACCTCATTTGCTCTCTAGCCGTGACAGACCTCCTGGTAGCTGTTCTAGTGATGCCCGTCAGCATTGTGTACATCGCAGAAGAGAGATGGGTTCTCGGTCCGATAGTATGCCACCTGTGGTTGGGCGTCGATGTCACATGCTGCACCTGTTCAATTTTACACCTGGCCGCCATTGCGCTTGATCGATACCGCGCCATCACAGATGCTGTGGCGTATTCCCAGAAACGCACGTATAAAAGAGCAATCATAACCATTTTAGCCCTGTGGACACTGTCTGTGTTGGTGTCTCTACCGCCTTTAGTGTGGAGGAAATCCTCTAGTGTGGAACACAAGGATGGGAAGAGGGAAGTCATGGACTGCTGGATTGAGCACGACCACGTGGCCTTCACTGTCTACTCCACTTTTGGAGCATTCTATATTCCACTGGCCCTCATTTTGGTTCTTTACTACAAGATCTACAAGGCGGCGGAGACACTGCGTAACCGTCGAGGGAGCAGCCGATTAGTCAAACAGACAGTGAGCAGCGTCATGCTTCCTGGAATGAGTTCTGATAAAGACATCGCCCTCAGTCCCGACGCATTCTGCCCAATCGAGAAATCATTTTCTGATCCATCAACAGATGGGGAAAGGGTACGCATCACTTCCTCGTCAGGTAATCTCATCAAGGTCCGCAGGAACCCAGGGGCTAGGGAGAGACGGGCTGCTTTGACATTAGGACTAATCCTGGGAGCCTTTGTGGTGTGTTGGCTACCGTTCTTCCTGAAGGAGGTGATAGTGAATATTTGCCCGACCTGCAGCACCTCTGCTGTGCTTGCAGATTTCCTCACCTGGCTTGGGTATCTCAATTCCCTCATCAATCCGCTAATATACACCATCTTTAACGAGGACTTTAAGaaagcatttaaaaaacttCTGCCCCTCTGTTGCAGCAATGTCCTTTGA